One Sediminicola sp. YIK13 DNA segment encodes these proteins:
- a CDS encoding carbohydrate kinase family protein, with protein MKKVYCIGELLIDFVAEKQGSDLSKATDFTKKAGGAPANVACAISKLGGESTFIGCVGKDPFGTFLLNILEEHGVDISMAQRSSTFTTLAFVSLAEDGERDFVFSRGADKELQYNPGHRNIFENNIVHLGAATALLGGSLEDAYKRYFFDALSQGAFICFDPNFRGDLWKGKENVFIEKCLHYIEKSDLCKFSMEEAQLLSGKEDLHEACDFLHTIGAKAITITLGGDGTLLSTSKSKQNIPSIKVNPVDTTGAGDAFIGCLLQQISALTDFETLYNDESLLANMVLTANKAGAITTTNYGAIESLPNLNQLQH; from the coding sequence ATGAAGAAGGTATATTGCATAGGGGAATTGTTGATAGATTTTGTAGCGGAAAAGCAGGGCAGTGATCTATCCAAGGCAACGGATTTTACCAAAAAAGCAGGAGGTGCACCAGCGAACGTTGCCTGTGCCATTTCAAAACTTGGAGGTGAAAGTACTTTCATTGGTTGTGTGGGAAAAGACCCTTTTGGTACCTTCCTATTGAATATTTTAGAGGAACATGGAGTGGACATATCCATGGCGCAACGATCCTCCACATTTACAACTTTGGCCTTTGTTTCTCTGGCCGAAGACGGGGAACGGGATTTTGTTTTTAGCAGAGGTGCGGACAAGGAATTACAATACAATCCGGGGCACAGAAATATATTCGAAAACAACATCGTGCACTTAGGGGCGGCCACGGCCCTCCTCGGAGGAAGTCTAGAGGATGCCTATAAACGGTATTTTTTTGATGCCCTATCGCAAGGTGCATTTATTTGCTTTGATCCAAACTTCAGAGGAGACCTTTGGAAAGGAAAAGAAAATGTTTTTATAGAGAAGTGCCTTCACTATATAGAAAAGTCAGATCTGTGTAAATTTAGTATGGAAGAGGCGCAATTGCTTTCTGGCAAAGAGGATTTACATGAGGCTTGTGATTTTTTACACACTATTGGCGCCAAAGCTATTACGATAACATTGGGAGGGGATGGTACTTTATTGAGTACTTCCAAATCCAAACAGAATATCCCAAGCATTAAAGTAAACCCTGTTGATACCACTGGTGCTGGGGATGCCTTTATTGGTTGCCTTTTACAACAGATTTCGGCCCTAACGGATTTTGAAACCCTTTACAATGACGAATCGCTCTTGGCCAATATGGTCTTAACAGCCAATAAGGCGGGCGCAATTACCACAACGAATTACGGCGCTATTGAATCTTTACCAAATCTGAACCAATTGCAGCATTAA
- a CDS encoding 3-hydroxyanthranilate 3,4-dioxygenase: MAIQQPFNLNKWIEENRDSLKPPVGNKNLYKDAGDYIVMIVAGPNARKDYHFNETEELFYQLEGNIQIHIQENGKKKTMRLGPGDMYLHPANIPHSPVREKGSIGLVIERKRSDLNLKDGLIWYCDNCNHKLYEVHFPLQDIEKDFLGHFKTFYNSKELRTCDNCGTVMPVDERYTVKD, encoded by the coding sequence ATGGCAATTCAGCAACCGTTTAACTTAAATAAATGGATCGAGGAAAATAGGGATTCTCTAAAGCCACCTGTAGGCAACAAAAATCTTTATAAGGATGCAGGGGATTATATTGTTATGATCGTAGCTGGACCCAATGCCAGGAAAGATTATCATTTTAACGAGACCGAGGAACTTTTTTACCAATTAGAAGGTAACATTCAAATTCATATCCAAGAGAACGGGAAGAAAAAGACCATGAGATTAGGTCCAGGAGACATGTACCTCCACCCCGCTAACATACCCCACTCCCCTGTTCGGGAAAAGGGCTCAATTGGCTTGGTCATTGAACGCAAAAGATCTGATCTAAATTTAAAAGATGGTCTGATCTGGTATTGCGACAACTGTAATCATAAATTATATGAGGTTCATTTCCCCTTGCAGGACATTGAAAAGGATTTCTTAGGCCATTTTAAGACCTTTTATAATTCCAAAGAACTTCGAACATGCGATAATTGTGGAACTGTAATGCCGGTAGATGAGCGATATACCGTTAAAGATTAA
- a CDS encoding CHASE domain-containing protein, which translates to MFWKDNFKYLIILFLGILASCYLFYSANQRRIIQNNFIINNAITRANLKFNKELGKANIVMETMAFFFKSNDSVSPELFEEFTNPFMIGLPGIKALEWAPRITHDKKLLFEEAQQRVMDSTIRISKVDSISGLVLADKKEYYFPIEFANPVSHLKSVIGVDLSSDPRNAYTLALANRTKNIVFSQPIKLITAEKQNHYGFLVIKAVSSPLENEVVGYVLGVYDMTEYIAKILDTELKVLDIVIVDEDQNKIPLFSSFSEDRTIDISDALRQKALKVANRKWHIQYFAKETFANFPHTLESYFLLLFGFVITSMLGFIVHKNDSYQNTLEDRVRLRTEELENSNKEKINLLQEVHHRVKNNLQMTSSLINIQKRKLTNKEAITALEDSQSRIMAIALTHQKIYQDANSKTVDLKDYLTDLMVYQRKLLPTVKYTITCPEISLNLDVAVPIGLILSELVTNALKHAFEISSEDNQLHISVTQEVHEERLITIVLTDNGKGLHKNFDPSKTKGIGFKIINSLCKQISAHLDYTSNGQGTSFILSVKNLKNII; encoded by the coding sequence ATGTTTTGGAAGGACAATTTCAAATACCTTATTATTTTATTTTTAGGAATTCTGGCTTCCTGCTACCTATTCTATTCCGCTAACCAAAGGCGCATCATTCAAAATAATTTTATTATCAATAATGCCATTACAAGGGCCAACCTAAAATTCAACAAGGAATTAGGAAAGGCGAATATTGTTATGGAAACTATGGCCTTTTTCTTCAAAAGCAATGATAGCGTTTCCCCTGAGCTATTTGAAGAATTTACGAATCCCTTTATGATAGGACTACCGGGAATTAAAGCACTGGAATGGGCTCCACGCATAACTCATGACAAAAAGCTGCTTTTTGAGGAAGCACAGCAAAGAGTAATGGACAGTACCATACGTATCTCAAAAGTTGATTCGATCTCAGGATTGGTTTTGGCGGATAAAAAGGAATATTATTTCCCAATTGAATTTGCCAATCCAGTATCGCATTTGAAAAGTGTAATAGGCGTGGATCTTTCTTCTGATCCCAGAAACGCCTATACCTTAGCCCTGGCTAATAGAACCAAAAACATAGTTTTTTCCCAACCTATCAAATTAATTACTGCTGAAAAGCAAAACCATTATGGCTTTTTAGTAATCAAGGCAGTTTCTAGCCCTTTAGAAAATGAGGTAGTGGGATATGTTCTAGGGGTTTATGACATGACGGAATATATTGCTAAAATTTTGGACACGGAATTAAAAGTCCTTGATATAGTTATAGTCGACGAAGATCAAAATAAGATCCCCCTATTTTCAAGTTTCAGTGAAGACAGGACTATAGATATCTCGGATGCATTACGGCAAAAAGCATTAAAAGTGGCTAACAGAAAATGGCATATACAATATTTTGCCAAAGAGACATTCGCCAATTTTCCACATACTTTAGAATCCTATTTTTTATTGCTCTTCGGATTTGTAATAACGTCCATGTTGGGGTTTATCGTTCATAAAAACGATAGCTACCAAAATACCTTGGAGGATAGGGTAAGACTACGTACGGAGGAACTGGAAAATTCAAATAAAGAAAAAATAAACTTACTACAGGAAGTTCATCATCGGGTTAAAAACAATTTGCAGATGACCTCAAGCCTTATCAACATCCAGAAAAGAAAGCTTACCAATAAAGAGGCCATCACTGCCTTGGAAGATAGCCAATCCAGAATCATGGCCATTGCCCTGACCCACCAAAAAATCTATCAGGATGCGAATTCAAAAACTGTAGATCTCAAAGACTATTTGACAGATCTTATGGTCTACCAAAGAAAACTGCTGCCAACAGTAAAATATACGATTACCTGTCCAGAAATATCCTTAAATCTTGATGTGGCGGTACCTATAGGATTGATTCTTTCCGAGTTGGTGACCAACGCACTAAAGCACGCCTTTGAAATATCCTCAGAAGACAATCAATTGCACATTTCAGTAACCCAGGAGGTACACGAGGAACGCCTAATAACCATAGTGCTAACCGATAATGGAAAAGGATTGCACAAGAATTTTGACCCTTCCAAGACCAAGGGAATAGGTTTCAAAATAATCAACTCCCTTTGCAAACAAATTTCGGCACACCTGGATTATACCAGCAATGGCCAGGGGACAAGTTTTATCCTTTCTGTCAAGAATCTTAAAAATATTATTTAA
- a CDS encoding metallophosphoesterase family protein, whose amino-acid sequence MRTLVIGDIHSGLKALVQVMERAKVTPDDHLVFLGDYVDGWSQAVETVNYLIELKDSHQCTFLRGNHDELCLEWLNQGKDNPLWFQHGGRATTESYNQVSEGIKGLHIDFYQDLENYHLNPKNQLFLHAGFTNLNGIDYEYFTKTFYWDRTLWELALSLNPNLTEEDTFYPKRLKHYKEIFIGHTPVTRIGKTLPHKAANVWNIDTGAAFKGPLSIMDVDSKQYWQSDPVFSFYPGESGRN is encoded by the coding sequence ATGAGAACACTTGTTATTGGAGATATACATTCTGGATTAAAGGCTTTGGTCCAAGTTATGGAAAGGGCGAAGGTTACCCCGGATGATCACCTTGTATTTCTAGGGGATTATGTAGATGGTTGGAGCCAAGCCGTAGAGACTGTAAATTATTTAATAGAACTTAAGGATAGCCATCAATGCACGTTTCTAAGAGGAAATCACGACGAGTTGTGCTTGGAATGGTTGAATCAGGGAAAAGACAATCCTTTATGGTTCCAGCATGGTGGTCGTGCCACTACAGAATCTTATAATCAAGTAAGTGAAGGCATAAAAGGATTACATATAGATTTCTATCAGGATTTGGAAAACTATCATTTGAATCCAAAAAACCAATTGTTCCTTCATGCAGGATTTACAAATTTGAACGGGATTGATTACGAGTACTTTACCAAAACATTCTATTGGGACCGTACCCTTTGGGAATTGGCCCTATCCCTCAATCCAAACTTGACGGAGGAGGATACTTTTTATCCAAAACGACTAAAGCATTACAAGGAAATTTTTATTGGTCATACTCCAGTTACTAGAATAGGGAAGACCTTACCACATAAAGCGGCCAATGTATGGAACATTGATACCGGTGCTGCATTCAAAGGCCCATTGTCCATTATGGATGTTGATAGTAAGCAATACTGGCAAAGTGATCCCGTATTTTCTTTTTATCCAGGGGAGTCTGGTAGGAACTAA
- a CDS encoding CAP domain-containing protein, whose product MVLFVLLVSSCSKDSMDDTAIPKAENAVSVEQELLVMVNDYRTSLGYSSLDFSKVAYEYANDHTDYMIAVGSINHDNFSARASQISTEVNASIVAENVAKDYTTAKKAFDEWMASAGHRKNIEGNFSHTAVSVKKDKAGNFYYTQLFYR is encoded by the coding sequence ATGGTCTTATTCGTTTTGTTGGTTTCATCTTGTAGCAAGGATTCCATGGACGATACTGCCATTCCAAAAGCTGAAAATGCGGTTAGCGTAGAACAAGAATTACTGGTCATGGTCAATGACTACAGGACTTCTTTGGGGTACTCCAGCCTAGATTTCAGTAAAGTGGCCTACGAATATGCCAATGATCATACAGATTATATGATAGCCGTGGGAAGTATCAACCACGACAATTTTAGCGCCCGGGCCTCCCAAATATCCACCGAAGTAAATGCTTCCATTGTTGCAGAAAATGTGGCCAAAGATTACACAACCGCCAAGAAGGCTTTTGATGAATGGATGGCCAGTGCCGGACACAGAAAAAATATTGAAGGAAATTTTTCACATACCGCAGTTAGCGTTAAAAAAGATAAGGCCGGTAATTTTTATTACACCCAATTGTTCTACAGGTAG
- a CDS encoding ATP-binding protein, with the protein MINKRLLVKNLLAHNDENSFYDKKRFIDIGQREGKGKFLKHVCALANSNPISNSFIVIGVEDEDNKIVGVDFFDDSKIQNLVNAYLDNPPLISYENIPFPHLPEGKVVGLVTIKSNGKVCALKKNIWKYYGGSVFFREGSISLPKAFDVHLKDINSETVATLELHARNNIKLTLDGVIDFINHRHKDLSSNYKVFEEQFVVCWAGNEKKVKNETYYSRVDIELINEQVKLFYSALDEITISFDEHSFTTTEYVQLGLGSQQKYYPLEKVVITFTENGTYQIQSDLIFEPPRYDRKTLHHIFNSNNALLQKLQKRLDLTNTEKLDLKQLPATYLICYLNGFEEAKELMEDARVLLREYDTKAYQSLKESLRILRKVRYS; encoded by the coding sequence ATGATCAATAAGCGTTTGTTGGTAAAAAATCTTCTCGCCCATAACGACGAGAACAGCTTTTACGACAAAAAGCGTTTTATAGACATAGGGCAGAGAGAAGGTAAGGGGAAATTCTTAAAGCATGTATGTGCGCTCGCCAATAGTAACCCCATTAGCAATTCCTTTATTGTCATTGGAGTAGAGGATGAGGATAATAAGATTGTTGGGGTCGACTTCTTTGATGACAGTAAGATTCAAAACCTTGTCAATGCATATTTGGACAACCCTCCCTTAATCTCTTACGAGAATATTCCATTCCCACATTTGCCCGAGGGTAAAGTGGTGGGCCTGGTCACGATCAAATCCAACGGGAAGGTCTGTGCCCTAAAAAAGAATATTTGGAAATATTATGGGGGCTCAGTTTTCTTTAGGGAAGGAAGTATTAGTCTTCCCAAAGCTTTTGATGTACATCTAAAGGACATCAATTCGGAAACCGTGGCAACATTGGAGCTTCATGCCAGAAACAATATAAAGCTCACCTTGGATGGCGTTATTGACTTTATCAACCACAGGCACAAAGATCTTAGCAGTAATTACAAAGTTTTTGAGGAACAATTTGTCGTATGCTGGGCCGGCAATGAAAAAAAAGTGAAAAATGAAACCTACTATTCACGCGTTGATATAGAATTGATCAATGAACAGGTAAAGCTCTTCTATTCCGCCCTGGATGAGATTACCATTTCTTTTGACGAGCATTCCTTTACGACCACGGAATACGTTCAATTAGGGTTGGGGTCACAGCAAAAGTACTACCCTTTGGAAAAGGTGGTCATTACCTTTACGGAAAATGGTACTTACCAGATACAGAGCGACCTCATCTTTGAGCCGCCTCGCTACGACAGAAAAACGCTGCACCATATTTTTAATTCCAATAATGCCCTCCTGCAAAAACTTCAGAAAAGATTGGATCTTACCAATACTGAAAAATTGGATTTAAAACAGCTTCCTGCTACCTATTTGATCTGCTATCTCAACGGTTTTGAAGAGGCTAAAGAGCTGATGGAAGATGCCAGAGTCCTGCTTAGGGAATACGATACGAAAGCATACCAATCCCTAAAAGAATCTCTTCGCATCCTGCGAAAGGTGAGGTACAGTTAA
- a CDS encoding SOS response-associated peptidase: MCYDIKASLEAQLNRAKRSGDKKAMEEILEDLVPLTDLPIHHASGFSHPKLLIYTDRSPDFPEVSSWGLVPHWVKDRTQLNKLWNNTLNARGETIFEKPSFREAAKNSRCIIYVDGFYEHHHFKGKTYPFFIQLKNQIPMALAGLWSEWYDGETKTMLNSFSVVTTTGNSLLAKIHNNPKLKGPRMPVILPSELEEQWLSPIRDELDQKQLETLITAFPEDELKTYTVGRLRGKEYRGNIPEISNEVVYEELQF, translated from the coding sequence ATGTGCTACGATATTAAAGCCAGCTTGGAAGCCCAGCTGAACCGCGCCAAAAGAAGTGGGGACAAGAAGGCCATGGAAGAAATTCTCGAGGATTTGGTTCCCTTAACAGATCTTCCTATACACCATGCATCAGGGTTCAGCCATCCCAAACTACTTATTTATACGGATCGCTCCCCTGATTTTCCAGAGGTATCCTCTTGGGGCCTGGTGCCCCATTGGGTAAAGGATAGGACCCAGCTGAATAAGTTATGGAACAATACACTGAATGCAAGGGGCGAAACCATCTTTGAAAAACCATCCTTTAGGGAAGCTGCCAAAAATAGCCGTTGTATTATTTATGTAGACGGGTTTTATGAACACCATCATTTTAAAGGAAAGACCTATCCTTTTTTTATTCAATTGAAAAACCAAATTCCAATGGCACTTGCCGGTTTATGGAGTGAGTGGTATGATGGCGAAACCAAAACAATGCTGAATTCCTTTTCTGTTGTAACAACTACTGGAAATTCTTTACTGGCCAAAATCCATAATAATCCAAAATTAAAAGGCCCTAGAATGCCCGTGATATTACCTTCAGAATTGGAGGAACAATGGTTAAGCCCAATAAGGGACGAACTCGACCAAAAACAGCTTGAAACCTTGATTACCGCCTTCCCCGAAGATGAACTGAAAACCTATACTGTAGGCAGGTTAAGGGGGAAGGAATATAGGGGCAATATTCCTGAAATTTCCAATGAGGTGGTGTATGAGGAGCTTCAGTTTTAG
- the amaB gene encoding L-piperidine-6-carboxylate dehydrogenase — protein sequence MSKIATTFGIHDALKQLGIQDINPGTSTGSHNFSTGDILASHSPVDGALIAKVKTTSKEDYDKVMEAATSAFKTWKNKPAPLRGEIVRQFGDKLRELKEPLGKLVSYEMGKSYQEGLGEVQEMIDICDFAVGLSRQLHGLTMHSERPGHRMYEQYHPLGVVGIISAFNFPVAVWAWNTALAWVCGDVCVWKPSEKTPLCGIACQNIAAAVLKENNLPEGISCLINGDYQVGEYMTKDARIPLVSATGSIRMGKIVAQAVAARLGKSLLELGGNNAIIVTPDADLKMTVIGAVFGAVGTAGQRCTSTRRLIVHESMYDKVKEAVVAAYNQLRIGNPLDENNHVGPVIDKDAVKMYQNALKKVVEEGGKIIVEGGVLEGEGYESGCYVKPAIAEAENSFEIVQHETFAPILYLLKYSGDVENALAIQNGVVQGLSSAIMTNNLREAERFLSVNGSDCGIANVNIGTSGAEIGGAFGGEKETGGGRESGSDAWKIYMRRQTNTINYTTELPLAQGIKFDL from the coding sequence ATGTCAAAAATAGCTACAACCTTCGGAATCCATGATGCCTTAAAACAACTCGGAATCCAAGATATAAATCCTGGCACCTCTACTGGGTCCCATAATTTTTCAACAGGAGACATCCTTGCCTCTCATTCCCCAGTTGATGGTGCTTTGATCGCAAAAGTAAAAACAACCTCCAAAGAAGATTACGATAAGGTTATGGAGGCTGCCACCTCAGCATTTAAAACTTGGAAAAACAAGCCTGCTCCATTGAGGGGCGAGATTGTACGTCAGTTTGGGGACAAACTACGCGAGTTAAAAGAGCCTCTTGGAAAGTTGGTGTCCTATGAAATGGGAAAATCCTATCAAGAGGGACTAGGAGAAGTACAGGAAATGATAGATATCTGTGATTTCGCCGTTGGTCTATCCAGGCAGTTGCACGGTTTGACCATGCATTCTGAACGTCCCGGACACCGTATGTACGAGCAGTACCATCCATTAGGGGTTGTAGGTATCATCTCTGCCTTTAACTTCCCTGTAGCCGTTTGGGCATGGAATACAGCCTTGGCTTGGGTATGTGGAGATGTATGTGTTTGGAAGCCTTCAGAAAAGACACCTTTATGTGGGATTGCCTGTCAAAATATCGCTGCGGCCGTATTGAAGGAAAACAATCTGCCAGAGGGAATCTCTTGTTTAATCAATGGAGATTACCAAGTTGGTGAATACATGACCAAAGACGCTAGAATACCATTGGTTTCTGCCACAGGATCTATCCGTATGGGTAAAATTGTAGCCCAGGCAGTCGCAGCTAGACTTGGAAAGTCTTTATTGGAATTAGGAGGAAACAATGCCATTATCGTTACTCCAGATGCAGACTTAAAAATGACCGTTATAGGGGCCGTGTTTGGCGCAGTGGGTACCGCAGGACAACGTTGTACCTCTACGCGTAGGTTAATTGTCCATGAATCTATGTATGACAAGGTTAAGGAAGCCGTCGTAGCTGCCTACAATCAACTGCGCATTGGAAATCCTTTGGATGAGAATAACCATGTTGGTCCCGTTATTGATAAAGATGCTGTAAAAATGTACCAAAACGCTCTTAAAAAAGTAGTTGAGGAAGGTGGCAAAATCATTGTTGAAGGTGGTGTACTCGAAGGTGAAGGATATGAAAGTGGCTGTTATGTTAAACCAGCCATTGCGGAAGCTGAAAATTCCTTTGAAATTGTACAGCATGAAACATTTGCACCCATACTTTATCTACTAAAATATTCCGGTGATGTAGAGAACGCACTTGCCATCCAAAATGGAGTGGTTCAGGGGCTTTCTTCAGCCATCATGACCAATAACCTTAGAGAGGCAGAAAGATTCCTTTCTGTCAATGGTAGTGATTGCGGTATTGCCAATGTAAACATCGGTACCTCAGGAGCTGAAATAGGTGGCGCCTTCGGAGGAGAAAAAGAAACTGGGGGCGGAAGAGAATCCGGTTCAGATGCTTGGAAAATTTATATGCGCAGACAAACCAATACCATTAACTATACAACGGAGCTGCCTTTGGCCCAAGGTATAAAGTTTGACCTATAA
- a CDS encoding acyl-ACP desaturase, whose translation MSAKNIRIEVMRAIESKVDSFIDSYLIPIEEIWQPTDFLPDTQSDKFFDDVTQIREEAKELGYDFWVTMVADTITEEALPTYESWLMDVEGIDQHGENKNGWSKWVRHWTAEENRHGDVLNKYLYLSGRVNMREVEMTTQHLIADGFDIGTDRDPYKNFIYTSFQELATNISHKRVGQMAKKKGNLLLGKMCTIIAGDEMRHHLAYREFVKAIFEHDPSQMMLAFADMMRKKIVMPAHFLRESGGSIGTAFENFSNCAQRLGVYTAQDYVEILRKLNAYWELDKIRALTDDAEKARDYLMKLPDRLDRISERMKFPEDQYHFKWVEANGTL comes from the coding sequence ATGTCCGCGAAAAACATTAGAATAGAAGTAATGAGGGCCATTGAGAGCAAGGTAGATTCGTTTATAGATTCTTACCTTATTCCGATTGAAGAGATATGGCAGCCAACTGATTTTTTGCCGGACACTCAGAGTGACAAATTCTTTGATGACGTAACCCAAATAAGGGAAGAGGCCAAAGAATTGGGCTATGATTTTTGGGTGACCATGGTTGCTGATACAATTACTGAAGAAGCCTTGCCTACTTATGAGTCTTGGTTGATGGATGTGGAGGGAATAGACCAACATGGAGAAAATAAAAACGGTTGGTCCAAATGGGTGCGTCATTGGACTGCCGAGGAGAATAGACATGGCGATGTCCTTAACAAGTATTTATATTTATCTGGAAGGGTAAATATGAGGGAAGTAGAGATGACTACGCAGCATTTGATTGCAGATGGCTTTGATATTGGAACCGATCGTGACCCTTACAAAAACTTTATCTATACAAGTTTTCAGGAGCTTGCTACAAATATTTCACATAAGAGGGTAGGTCAAATGGCCAAGAAAAAAGGAAATCTTTTACTTGGAAAAATGTGTACCATTATTGCTGGTGATGAGATGCGCCACCATCTGGCATATAGAGAATTTGTCAAGGCTATTTTTGAACACGATCCCAGTCAGATGATGTTGGCTTTTGCCGATATGATGAGGAAGAAAATTGTTATGCCTGCACATTTCTTAAGGGAGTCCGGCGGAAGCATTGGTACGGCATTTGAAAATTTCTCAAATTGTGCACAACGATTAGGAGTGTACACGGCCCAGGATTATGTAGAAATACTTAGGAAGTTAAATGCATACTGGGAACTGGATAAAATCAGAGCTCTAACCGATGATGCCGAAAAAGCCCGTGATTACTTGATGAAATTACCTGACAGATTGGATCGTATTTCTGAACGAATGAAATTCCCCGAGGATCAATATCATTTCAAATGGGTTGAGGCAAACGGAACATTATAA
- a CDS encoding alpha-amylase family protein: MNQLSLHQLLAKAHLKKKKSASPRELFELRLATNATLIKNLFFSLYPEKEHADTFDKLMKLLPKLFDDRPEDLKKIDLERLHEGNWYQSEKILGMQLYVDHFNKDIPGLSDKLEYFENLGVNFLHLMPVTKRPKEENDGGYAVNNYHEVDKKYGTKKDLLSLTSKLRSKNMYLMLDFVVNHTSDEFEWAKKAMAGDKKYQEYYYTYPDRTIPDQYEQSLPEVFPATSPGNFTYNAEMQRWVMTVFNSYQWDLNYSNPEVFLEMLGNLMKLTNTGVDMVRFDALAFLWKKMGTDSQNLPEAHQLVSLFRMCQQTIAPGVIILAEAITAPTEIIKYFGQGDMEGNECEVAYNATLMALLWNSVATKKTVLLNRSLQHLPKKPKEATWINYIRCHDDIGLGFDDNDIYGIGWDATEHRKFLLHYYCQKLDWSPAKGLMFMYNPKNGDGRITGSAASLLGLEKGLEMKDEKLISQALTKIITMHSIILSYGGMPFIYAGDEIGTLNDYSYQSENGKKDDSRWVNRPKQDWQVVDNLEEGNSPIAQIFHSLKKLIGIRKSNPIFADHNNLILHQHHNPHLLVYERTSTSNSGLLVICNFDDHVHGIEKSWLDKIGYGEDKELTNMVSGEALHLQSNHLEIGANEFYWIFRN; the protein is encoded by the coding sequence ATGAACCAATTATCACTTCACCAATTATTGGCCAAGGCCCACTTAAAAAAAAAGAAGTCCGCCAGCCCAAGGGAATTATTCGAGCTGAGATTGGCTACAAATGCCACCTTGATCAAGAATCTCTTTTTTTCGCTTTATCCTGAAAAAGAACACGCGGACACCTTTGACAAATTGATGAAGCTATTGCCAAAATTGTTCGATGACAGACCAGAGGATTTGAAAAAGATAGACCTTGAGCGACTGCATGAAGGAAATTGGTACCAGTCCGAAAAAATATTGGGCATGCAATTGTATGTCGACCATTTTAACAAAGATATCCCGGGCTTATCGGACAAACTGGAATATTTTGAAAATTTAGGGGTGAATTTCCTTCATTTAATGCCTGTTACCAAAAGACCAAAGGAAGAAAACGATGGAGGTTATGCGGTTAACAACTACCATGAGGTAGACAAAAAATATGGTACCAAAAAGGATCTTTTATCCCTCACATCAAAGCTGAGGTCTAAAAACATGTATCTCATGTTAGACTTTGTCGTGAACCATACTTCCGATGAATTCGAATGGGCCAAGAAGGCCATGGCAGGCGATAAAAAATATCAGGAGTATTACTACACCTATCCCGATCGCACCATCCCAGATCAATACGAACAATCCCTCCCAGAGGTGTTTCCAGCGACCAGTCCCGGCAATTTTACCTATAACGCAGAAATGCAGCGATGGGTCATGACCGTTTTTAACTCCTACCAATGGGACCTCAACTACTCCAATCCTGAAGTGTTCCTGGAAATGTTGGGGAATCTTATGAAGTTGACAAACACGGGAGTAGATATGGTCCGGTTTGATGCCCTGGCTTTTCTATGGAAAAAAATGGGCACGGATTCTCAGAATTTACCAGAAGCACATCAACTTGTCAGTCTGTTCCGTATGTGCCAGCAGACAATAGCACCAGGAGTCATCATTTTGGCCGAGGCCATTACGGCTCCTACCGAGATTATCAAATATTTTGGCCAGGGCGATATGGAAGGTAATGAATGTGAGGTGGCCTACAATGCCACTTTAATGGCGCTACTTTGGAATTCCGTTGCGACAAAAAAAACAGTTTTGTTGAACAGGAGCCTACAGCATCTGCCCAAGAAACCCAAGGAAGCCACTTGGATCAATTACATCCGGTGCCACGATGATATCGGTTTGGGGTTTGACGATAATGATATTTATGGTATCGGATGGGATGCCACAGAACACAGAAAGTTTTTACTTCACTACTATTGCCAGAAACTAGATTGGTCTCCTGCCAAGGGACTCATGTTCATGTACAACCCAAAGAATGGTGATGGTAGGATTACCGGTAGTGCAGCCTCATTATTGGGCTTGGAAAAGGGGTTGGAGATGAAGGATGAAAAGCTAATCTCCCAGGCCCTGACAAAAATTATCACCATGCACAGTATCATTTTGTCCTACGGAGGCATGCCCTTCATTTATGCCGGAGATGAAATTGGCACCCTTAACGACTATAGTTACCAATCAGAAAACGGCAAAAAAGATGATAGCCGATGGGTGAACAGGCCAAAACAAGATTGGCAAGTGGTGGATAATTTGGAAGAGGGAAATTCACCTATAGCACAAATATTCCATTCCTTAAAAAAACTAATAGGAATACGAAAAAGCAATCCCATATTTGCCGACCACAACAACCTTATCCTACACCAGCACCACAACCCACATTTATTGGTCTATGAGCGCACTTCAACTAGCAATTCTGGACTTTTGGTCATCTGTAATTTTGATGATCATGTCCATGGAATTGAAAAATCGTGGCTGGACAAAATTGGGTACGGGGAGGATAAGGAACTAACGAATATGGTGTCTGGAGAAGCACTGCATTTGCAAAGCAATCATTTGGAAATTGGTGCCAATGAATTTTATTGGATATTCCGCAATTAA